The genomic segment CATCCACCACCAGCTCAAACACATCCGGACGCGCATAGTGACCGACCACGTCATAGTCATAACGCGCGCGGACCAACTCGTCAGTGTCGATTTCAGCCGTCAGCAACCCCGCCTCACCCCGTAGCGGACCGGCCAGAATGTCGCCCATCGGGCCGACGATGACGCTGCCACCGGCTATCAACGGTCGGTCCGCCGGCCAGTTGGCGATGTCCACGCCCAACGCCCGAGGCGAATCCTGCACCTGGCAGGCGCTGACCACGAAACAGCGACCTTCATGGGCGATATGACGCATGCTGACCTGCCACATTTCCCGCTCGTCCACGGTCGGCGCGCACCAGACTTCAACGCCTTTGGCGTACATCGCGGTGCGCAGCAGCGGCATCATGTTTTCCCAGCACACCACCGCGCCGACCTTGCCAACCTGCGTCTCGATCACCGGCAGCGTGGAACCGTCGCCCTTGCCCCAGATCAAACGCTCGGTGCCGGTTGGCATCAGTTTGCGGTGTTTGGCCACCAGCCCGGCCTGCGGGTCGAAATACAGCGCGGTGCAGTACAAGGTGCTGCCGGCACGCTCGATGACGCCGATCACCAGATTGGCCCCGGTGCGCGCCGACAACCCGGCCAACGCTTCGGTTTCGGCACCGGGTACATCAATGGCATTGGCGAAGTACCGGGCAAAGGCGTCACGGCCTTCGGGCAGCCGATAACCCAGTTGAGTACCGAAGGCCTCACCCTTTGGATAGCCGCCCAACAGCGCTTCCGGCATCACCACCAGGGCGGCACCGGCCTCGATGATCGCATTCTCCCACGACAGGATCTGTTCCAGGGTCTGCGCCTTGCCGTCGGGCGAGGTACCGATTTGCAGTGCAGCAACGATTGATTTGGGCATCGCATTGGCTCCATTCACGTCAAGTGTTGCGCATTGTCCGGCGCCACTGGATCATGAATAAAGCCCTATCCCCTGCTGAATGATATGAATCAGATGAATATCGCAACCATTGATCTCAACCTGCTCAAAGTCTTTGAAGCCCTGCACGAGGAATCCAGCGCCAGCCGGGCGGCCTTGCGCCTGGGTGTCACGCAGTCGGCGGTCAGTGCGGCGTTGCGCCGGCTGAGGGACGTGTACGGCGACCCATTATTTGTACGCACCGGTCGCGGTCTGTCGCCGACCCTCAAGGCCAATCAGTTGAAACCGGTGGTCAGCGACGCCTTGAACAAATGTCGCCAAAGCCTGGCCATGGTCGATCCGGCGACGGATAACTTTGAAGGGCGCTCGGTCACGGTGGGTTTATCGGACGATTTCGAGATCGCCTACGGCCGGCGACTGATCGAGGAAGTCGCCCGTTGCGCGCCGAAACTGCGGCTGATTTTCCGCCAGACCCACAGCCAGATCGTGGCCCAGGCATTGATGGAGCGCAGCGTCGATCTGGCGATCGCGGCAGGCGGATTTGCCGAGCGCCTGCTCAGCCGTCAGGTACTGGGCGAAGGGAGTTACCTGTGTCTGGCGGACCCGACAACCCTGGCGCCGGGCCAGCAGACCATCAGCCTTGATGAGTTTGTCGCACGCGAGCACATTCTGGTGTCATCAGGCGGCTTTATCGGGATTACCGATGAAGGGCTGGCGGCGCTGGGGCTGAGTCGGCGGGTGTGTGCCTCGACCACGCACTTTGCTGTGCTGGCGCATCTGCTCAAGGGCTCTCAGGCGGTGGCGACCATCCCGGCCCACGCTGCGCAGAGCATCGCGGCAATGACCGGCCTGGCGCTGCTGCCCTGCCCTCTGGCGTTGCCGCGCTATCCGATCGAAATGGGCTGGCGCACCAGCACCCAGCTCGATCCGGTGGTACTGAAAGTACGCGAAGCGATTGTCGCGAGTTTTGCCGCTGCCGGGCCGCTTACTTGGCGGCCATCAGCCGATTGACTTCACTGCGTACCATGTTGGCAAATTCCGGAGGAGACATGCCGTCCAGCTCTGAACGCACCCATTCCGCCCATTTTCCCTTGCGCTTGGCGCGCTCGCCGAACAACCGTGCGGCTTCGCCCTTGGATTTGCCCAGGTTGCTCTGCCAGAGGTCGAACAGACGGGATTTCTCATCTTCAAGCGCGGCGCGCTCGGCAAGGGGTTTGTCGGCCAGATTGAAGCTCATGGGAATTACCTGCGGCATAAAATAGGCGACATCTTACACTGTAGGACGAAATGTCCTGCGCTGGATTTTTATTCCGGGTGCAGCGAATGCGCAAACTCGCTGCAACTTTTTCAGTCGCCGCAGACTCCATTGTTCACTCTATCCATCATCAAGGAATACGCCAATGGCCCGCAAAACCGCTGCGCAAAACGCCGAAGACCAGATCAAGGATCAAGCCTTCAGCGAACTCCAAGCGCTGATCGAAGAGTCAGACAAACTGCTGAAAAGCAGTGCATCACTGGTCGGCGAAGAAGCCGAAACCCTGCGCGGGCAAATTGCCCTGAAACTGCAACAGGCGCTGGATTCGGTCTCCAGCGTGCGCGATCGCACCAAGCCTGCGGTGGAAGCCACCGAAACCTATATCGGTGGGCACCCGTGGCAAACCGTGGCCATCTCGGCTGGCTTTGGCCTGGTGGTCGGCTTGTTGTTGGGTCGTCGCTAAACACGTCGTGACGAACACCACTATCTAGGTGGGAGCGAGCTTGCTCGCTCCCACAGTTGATCGGTGCTGCCTGTTCAGCCCCCGGCCAACTCGCGCAATTCAGCCAACACCTGGCCATCCAGCTCGATCCCCTGCTCCAGCGACCTGGCGCGCTGCTGATGCCGCCGATCGCCCGGCAAACGCTTGAGCCCCACACCGTGCATCTGGCGCACCAGTTCCTCGCTGCGTTCGGCGAAACCCTGCCCGGCCGCCTTGCTCGGGTCGATCACGATCAGCAACTGCCCGGTCCATGGGGTCTTGGCCCCCTGATGATTCGACCAATCGAATTCGAATGAAAAATTGCCGCCGGTCAACGCAGCGGCCAACAACTCCACCATCATCGACAATGCCGAACCCTTGTGCCCGCCAAACGGCAGCAGTGCACCGCCCTCCAGAATCGCCTTCGGGTCCTGGGTCGGCTGGCCGAGGCTGTCCACGCCCATGCCCACCGGCAAGCGTTCGCCCTTGCGCGCGGCAATCTGCACATCGCCGTGGGCGATGGCGCTGGTGGCCAGGTCAAACACCAACGGTTCACCACCCGCCCTCGGCGCTGCAAAGGCAATCGGATTGGTGCCAAACAGTGGCCGGTCGGCGCCGTGGGGCACGACACAGGTCATGCTGTTGACCACGCTCAACGCGACCAACCCTTCATTGGCGAACGGCTCGACGTCCGGCCAGAGCGCGGCAAAGTGATGTGAGTTGCGAATCGCCAACACCGCGATCCCGGCGCTGCGGGCCTTGTGCACCAGCAGGTCGCGGGCGGCGGCCAGTGCAGGCTGGGCAAAACCGTTGCCGGCGTCCACCCGTACAAAACCCGACGCCACATCTTCGACCACCGGCACCGCCTTGCCGTTGACCCAGCCACTCGCCAGTGTCGATACGTACCCCGGTATGCGGAACACGCCATGACTGTGGGCGCCGTCACGCTCGGCCCCGGCGCAGTTGCGGGCCAGAATGGCAGCCACCTCGGCGCTGGTGCCATTGCGTTGGAAAACCTGTTCGAGCAATACAACCAGTGAATCGAAATCGAGGGTTTGCGAACCGACGGCCATTTCGGGTGATGCGGTCATCTGAGGCTCCAGTTTTATTATTGAGATCGGGCAACAGGGCAAAACCGGGCCGCTTGGCAACCCGCAAAAGAGGCTTCGATTAAGTGCTTTTTTGCAGGCGTCCTGTCAAGCCTGCAAAGAAATATCGGCCAAGCAATATGTACCGCACCCAGGCCTCGTGACGGTCCTAAAGTTTTTTCTCACCCAATTGGTGGCGACCGCTGTCGCCGCTCTTCGAGGAAAAAACATGACCGACCTCCCCCTGCCGTACTTTTTTGACGAGGCCGAAGCCGCCTCCAGTCGCAAGCAGCCTGGTGAGCGTGAAAAGGCGCTGAATTTCACCCTTGACGACCTCAAATGGCTCAAAGCCGTGTACCTCGCGACCCACGCCGCACGCGCGGCGCACACGCCGGGCATGCGCGTCGATCGACTGGGGCTGACCCCGGCCGGGCAGTCAGCCATCCACCTTGCCGGTGCCTTTGCCATGAGCAAGCCCGACGCTGGTGAGGTGGTGCTTTACACGCCCTGGAAAGGCCTGACCAAATTTGCCGACATGGCCGACCTCAAAGCCAGCCTCAAGCAATGGCTGGGCACGCCTGCCGGGCGGCGCGAGTTGCTGTGCCACCTGTCGATCGAGCAACGCGGTGCGGTGCCGGCAGCAGCGCAGACGAGTGTTTCGACGCAGCAGATCGACGGCGCGGTGTTTCAGGATCAGGAATTCGTCCTGCAAGACAACCAACGACAGAACGCAGCATTGATGCTCGATGAATTGCTCAAGGCCCCGACACTGAACAGCCTGTTGGATGACACGCTGAACAACGCCCTGGGCAGGCGTTATCCGACACTGGACCGGCAGCGAACCCGGCTGGAGAGTTACATCACCCTCGCCTCCAGCGATGCAGTCGGCAACCGTCGCAGCGTGTCTTCGTTGTCACTGCACGAAGCCGTTCTGTATTACTACTTGACCAACCACTGGCCCCAGGGTGATGTCAGGGAGTTCAGCCACCCCGTACAAGGCGCCAGCAGTCAGACCCACACACTGGCCTGGGAATCCGCCATCAAGGAAATCGCCCAGAGCCTCACACCGCATCTGCAAAGCCTGCTCGAAACGTTCTGGAACGGCACCATGAAACACGGGCAGTCGCGCAGCGAGTTTTTTGCCCAGTGCCTATGCGATCGCTACAGCCTTGAACTGTTGCTCAAACGCCAGCAGAACATTTTGAGCGCCGAGGAGTTCGCGACCCTGCGCAACGTCACGCTGGCTGGCACCGACAACGCCCCGGTTTCGGGTAATCCGCGGCGCATCGACAGGGTATGCATCACCGAACTCTACCGAACGGGGCTGGCGCTGGCAGGCACCTTGATGATCGACACCCACGAGAACTCAGCCTTTATATACAGCCCGACAAGGGGCATCGAAGCGAATCACGACCTGGCTGCGATCAAGGCTACAGTCTCCGCGATGATGACGGCCGAGGGGCACGAGGACAACTTGCTCAATGCCCTGGCACATGAGGAGCGCGACCGGTTTCTGGCCATCCCCGCCCAGGAACAGGTGGTGGTCGCCGAGCCGATTGTCGGCTCGGTGTTCCAGCAATTGATGGCCGACATTCTCGCCAAACAGGGACAGAACCTCCGTTACGGCTTGCGCCGTTATCGTGAAAGCGAGGGCAGTCTTGATGCCTACGCATTGATCGACAATATCCTGGACGTACGTGCACTGATCGACCCAGGGTTGCTGACCGTCAATGTGCAAGGACGCTGGAGTACCCGGATGGACCAGCGCTGGCGAGCGCAACCGGCAACCGTGCGCGGGGAGTCGGCCAAACAGCAATTGGCGATCCTGACCAGCATTGATCAGGCACTGGCATCGGAAAAATACCCTGTACTGTCGGCCACCGTCACCACGGTGGCCCAGGCACAAGAAGACATCAGAGACTCGCTGGCGCTGCTGCGCCCGAAACTGACTCATACCCTGACCACCGCGCTGCAGGCGGAACTGAAGCTGCGCACTCTCGCCCGCACCCTGCAAGGCACCGAGCAAGCTATTGTCAACGCCGTGCTGGACACCCCGGTACGCCTGCAACGGGCGGCCTTGAACGGCTTTCTGCCGGATGTCTTCTCCCTTGCACTCAAGGCCGGTAATACCGGGAAAACGATGCCCCTGGCCAGTTGTTTCGTCCTGACGGAACGAGGTGGCCTTGATCCCGCGCATTCCGGCAAAAGCATTCTGTGGACACCCGCCCTGGGGTTTGAAGCGTTTGCTTCGATACAACCGTTGCTCGCCGAACTCGACAGGCGCCTGCTGAGTGACGATGAACGCAGCGCCCTGATCGAAAACCTGCCACGCAGCCAGCGGCTCGCCGGTCAATCCCTTGCTCTCGCGCCGTTGCAACTGATCCACGAGGACTTCTTCAAACACCTGCAAGAGCCCCACGTTCGACTGGACACAGTGGCCGTTGAACGGATGCTGGACTCCCGCCTGCCCACGACCTTGCGGGCTGATCTGTCAAGCCTGGTAACGGTGGGCAAACCCAAGGCAGGCCTGCAACGGGCGATGGACATTGGCGAGGCACTGATTACCCGGGAAAAACTGCCGACCTGGCTGGCGCTGGCCTCCATTGATGATCAACGGCTACACGCCGAGTTGTTGCAGCAATACCTGAACAACGCGAAAGAAGACAAGGACTACCTGAGCGGCGTACGCACGCTGAGCCGTACCGCACACCACCTGCTGCAACAACAACTCAATACGGACGGCATCGAGGTTGATCCGGACAACGTCCAGGTACGGATCAATCAGCGCCCGACCGCTGCCGCCCTGACGCAGACCTTGACCGAGTTCGCACTGACCCACTTGCATGAACTGGACGGCTTGGCCTTCACGCTGGCATCACTTGCCGCCACCGCGTTACCCATTCAACTGGACATGACTTACGTCAAGGGTCTGATCCGTAACCTCAAACTCGGTGAACGCCAGCGAACCACACTCAGCCTGGCGTTTGCCGAATCTCTGGCGGACGCACAATTACGCAGAAAACGCTTCGCCGCCCAGGTGCCCTGGCAACTGCTGTGCCACGCCCATTCGGAAAAACTCCAGGAGCGCTTGAGCGAAACCGGGTTCGACTTCATCCAGCAAGTCATGAACATGCCCGATGCCCTGGCCCGCGAAGCCGTGACGGGCGCCAATGCCATTGTCCGCCCGCTGGAGTTCAAGGGCCTCACTGGTGAATCGACCATCAAGGCGCCCGGGATTTACCTGATCGGGCCCAAGCCAGGCACCGAAGGGCCACAGGTCCTGCTGGCACCCTACAGCGCCACCCACGGGTTCAAGGAGTACGACAGTGAAAGCCACCTGCTCAACGAGCTGAAAGGCCACGGCGCCCTGCAAAAATGGGTGCTCGGCAGTATGAGCACGGCGGATCAGCAGCGTTGTAAAACCCGCATCGCCGCCACCGCCAGCAACTCGATCAGCCTGGCATCAACGCCACTGCGGGGAAATCTGCTGAAGACGCTGTTCAACGATAACGTGCACCTTCTGACCCGACTACTCGGCGCCCAGCCAGACGAAAACAGGCAAAGTGAATGGCACACCGTCAAACATGTCCTGGGAGAAGACCTGGATCAGGCCTCGAGCTTGCTGACGGGCAAACTCGCCTACCCCGTCACGGTGGGGCGCAGCTACCGCGAGATCAAGGCATCGGCCGAAGACCTGCAAGGACACAAATGGGGCAGCGCGCTGAAGGCGTTCATCAGCGGCATGGCGCAACTGGTGATGCTGCGCCAGTCGACCGACAGCAGCGAGGTTTCGCCTGCCTCCACGGTCGAGTCCGCAGCGCCAACACCGCCGACCCATACACAATGGAAACACATCGACATTACCGCACCCGAGCGCACGAATCTGCAGCGCCTGGAAAGCACCGGGGTGGATCTGAACTCATTGGCACTGCAACGAACGCTTGGCCTGTACAAGCACCCGACCACTGAACAGCACTACGCGCCCGTCGAAGGCAAGGTGTACCCGGTCGAGAAACGTGGCAGCCGATGGCAGATTCGCATCCCCGGCGACAATGGGCCGCAAGTGCTGCAAAACGCGGCGAAACAATGGGTTCCGACAGCCGACGCGCAGGCGCAGCGCTTCAACCTGGTCGGCAAGCTGCGAACCTGGATAGCGATCAGCGGCGGCATGAACGTTGAAGCCGACGGCATGCCTGAAATCCGCCGGCTGTTTCCGGTCAGGGCGAGACTGATCGACGAAGGCCTCGACCTGGCGACCCACTACGCCTGGAACTGCTTTCGCAACCTGGAACTGCTAAAAGCGCCAAACAGCCAGATCACCCCCGCGCACCAGTTGATCATGGACTTTCTGGATGTGCCCAACGTGCTGCCTGAACACGTCAGCCTGATTGAAAAAACCGTGAGCGATATTTTCGCGGCGCTGCTGGACCCGAGCCTGCGCCAGGAAAAGTCAAAACGCTTTGTGGTTGGACGGCTTATGGAAGACGCGGAAAATTCCTTTGCCTTCGCCATACGCTCGGACCGGCAGCAAAAAATCTATCTGGCCGAGAAGTTCTTCAAACCCGGCTTCGAGCATTACCGCAACTACATGACGGATGCCTCGTTCCCCATCAGCCCCCATGCCCGCGCCGCCACGCTGATCCACGAGCTGTCGCATATCGTCAACAAGACAGAGGACATCAGCTACCTCGACGCCACCCGACCGTTTGTAGACCTGATCGAAACCACCAGTGGCCGCGCAAGGGTGCTCAACAATACCCTGCACAATTTGCAAACGACGGCGTTATCCCACAAAACGCCGCTGAACCAGTTGTTCGCCGTGTACAACGACGACACCCAGCGGTGGGAAGACCTTGGCGACACCACCTACGAAGACACTGACACCGCGTACAGGCATGTGCTGAAAATGACCGGCGAGGCGACCTTGAGCGATGCGCGCAGACGTTTCAGGCAAGATCCGCAGAAAAGACTGGCCGTCATGCTGGGGAACGCGGATACGGTCACCTGGCTGATCACTCACCTGGGGCGTCAACTTCACACCGCCGTACCTTGATCCTTGGATCCGGGCCGCGACGAAGGACCCGGCCCGGCGTTTTTTGATCATATTTTCACGTTGCATCCGGATACTGCAGGTCATGACCTCGTTCAACCACGCGTTTTTCGGGGTTTACACCTGAAAATAAACCCACATTGATGGGCAATTGCCATGACCGATGTTCTCGCACCCTGGCCCTCGGGGTTAGAATGCAGGAAATCAGGATGAGTCAATGACTGAACACACTCTATCGGAAGCCGAATACGACGCGATCACCGATGCCGCCGCGCACTGGTGCATGCGCCTGCACGCCAGCGATTGCACGGGCGAAGAGCGCCAGGCATTCCAGCAGTGGCATGACGCTCATCCGCTGCACGCGTTCGAGTACGAAGCCATGCTGGAGATCTGGGACGTTGCAGGTGATCTGCCACACCCGCAATCACCTGCGCCTGCACCGCCCCCCTCGGTTGGGACACCAGGCAAGTATCCACACTCATGGCGCACGCTCGGGGTCGTAGCCGCGACGTGTGCCCTGGCGCTGCCGCTGGCCGCCTACACCGGCTGGAATCTGGGTTGGGTACCCAACGCTTATCAGCACTTCGAAGCCACTGACAACCTGCGCCAGGTCACCCTCAATGACGGTACTTTGGTGGAGCTCAATCTGGGCAGCGAACTGACCTACACCCATTACAGGGATGAACGCCGCGTCACGCTGAAAAAGGGCGAAGCGTTCTTCACGGTCAGGCACGACATCACCCAACCCTTCACCGTCAAGGCGGCCGAAGGCAGGATCCGTGTGACCGGCACCCGGTTCAACGTCTGGATGTATGAAGACAAGGTGCGCGTCAACCTGATCGAAGGCTCGGTGCAAGTGACCAGCCAGGGCGACCTGACGCACAACGTTTCGTACCTGCGACCGGGCATGCAGGCCAGCTACCGACAGGGCGACTTCGCGCCTCAGGTCAGTCAGACCAGCGCCAACGACAGCGCCCTGGCCTGGCGCGCCGGCAAGCTGGTACTTGATGACCTGCCGCTCAGCGATGCCCTGCCCCTGATCAATCGCTACCTGAGCGCGCCGGTGATGCTGGCCGACAGCAACACCGCCGCCATTCGCATCGGCGGTGTGTACGACACCCGGCAGGTGAAGAATCTGGTGACGTCCCTGCCACGAGTGCTGCCGGTTTACC from the Pseudomonas sp. N3-W genome contains:
- a CDS encoding carbon-nitrogen hydrolase family protein, which gives rise to MPKSIVAALQIGTSPDGKAQTLEQILSWENAIIEAGAALVVMPEALLGGYPKGEAFGTQLGYRLPEGRDAFARYFANAIDVPGAETEALAGLSARTGANLVIGVIERAGSTLYCTALYFDPQAGLVAKHRKLMPTGTERLIWGKGDGSTLPVIETQVGKVGAVVCWENMMPLLRTAMYAKGVEVWCAPTVDEREMWQVSMRHIAHEGRCFVVSACQVQDSPRALGVDIANWPADRPLIAGGSVIVGPMGDILAGPLRGEAGLLTAEIDTDELVRARYDYDVVGHYARPDVFELVVDERAKPGVRFNA
- a CDS encoding LysR family transcriptional regulator, which gives rise to MNQMNIATIDLNLLKVFEALHEESSASRAALRLGVTQSAVSAALRRLRDVYGDPLFVRTGRGLSPTLKANQLKPVVSDALNKCRQSLAMVDPATDNFEGRSVTVGLSDDFEIAYGRRLIEEVARCAPKLRLIFRQTHSQIVAQALMERSVDLAIAAGGFAERLLSRQVLGEGSYLCLADPTTLAPGQQTISLDEFVAREHILVSSGGFIGITDEGLAALGLSRRVCASTTHFAVLAHLLKGSQAVATIPAHAAQSIAAMTGLALLPCPLALPRYPIEMGWRTSTQLDPVVLKVREAIVASFAAAGPLTWRPSAD
- a CDS encoding YqjD family protein, with translation MARKTAAQNAEDQIKDQAFSELQALIEESDKLLKSSASLVGEEAETLRGQIALKLQQALDSVSSVRDRTKPAVEATETYIGGHPWQTVAISAGFGLVVGLLLGRR
- a CDS encoding Ldh family oxidoreductase, whose amino-acid sequence is MTASPEMAVGSQTLDFDSLVVLLEQVFQRNGTSAEVAAILARNCAGAERDGAHSHGVFRIPGYVSTLASGWVNGKAVPVVEDVASGFVRVDAGNGFAQPALAAARDLLVHKARSAGIAVLAIRNSHHFAALWPDVEPFANEGLVALSVVNSMTCVVPHGADRPLFGTNPIAFAAPRAGGEPLVFDLATSAIAHGDVQIAARKGERLPVGMGVDSLGQPTQDPKAILEGGALLPFGGHKGSALSMMVELLAAALTGGNFSFEFDWSNHQGAKTPWTGQLLIVIDPSKAAGQGFAERSEELVRQMHGVGLKRLPGDRRHQQRARSLEQGIELDGQVLAELRELAGG
- a CDS encoding dermonecrotic toxin domain-containing protein, encoding MTDLPLPYFFDEAEAASSRKQPGEREKALNFTLDDLKWLKAVYLATHAARAAHTPGMRVDRLGLTPAGQSAIHLAGAFAMSKPDAGEVVLYTPWKGLTKFADMADLKASLKQWLGTPAGRRELLCHLSIEQRGAVPAAAQTSVSTQQIDGAVFQDQEFVLQDNQRQNAALMLDELLKAPTLNSLLDDTLNNALGRRYPTLDRQRTRLESYITLASSDAVGNRRSVSSLSLHEAVLYYYLTNHWPQGDVREFSHPVQGASSQTHTLAWESAIKEIAQSLTPHLQSLLETFWNGTMKHGQSRSEFFAQCLCDRYSLELLLKRQQNILSAEEFATLRNVTLAGTDNAPVSGNPRRIDRVCITELYRTGLALAGTLMIDTHENSAFIYSPTRGIEANHDLAAIKATVSAMMTAEGHEDNLLNALAHEERDRFLAIPAQEQVVVAEPIVGSVFQQLMADILAKQGQNLRYGLRRYRESEGSLDAYALIDNILDVRALIDPGLLTVNVQGRWSTRMDQRWRAQPATVRGESAKQQLAILTSIDQALASEKYPVLSATVTTVAQAQEDIRDSLALLRPKLTHTLTTALQAELKLRTLARTLQGTEQAIVNAVLDTPVRLQRAALNGFLPDVFSLALKAGNTGKTMPLASCFVLTERGGLDPAHSGKSILWTPALGFEAFASIQPLLAELDRRLLSDDERSALIENLPRSQRLAGQSLALAPLQLIHEDFFKHLQEPHVRLDTVAVERMLDSRLPTTLRADLSSLVTVGKPKAGLQRAMDIGEALITREKLPTWLALASIDDQRLHAELLQQYLNNAKEDKDYLSGVRTLSRTAHHLLQQQLNTDGIEVDPDNVQVRINQRPTAAALTQTLTEFALTHLHELDGLAFTLASLAATALPIQLDMTYVKGLIRNLKLGERQRTTLSLAFAESLADAQLRRKRFAAQVPWQLLCHAHSEKLQERLSETGFDFIQQVMNMPDALAREAVTGANAIVRPLEFKGLTGESTIKAPGIYLIGPKPGTEGPQVLLAPYSATHGFKEYDSESHLLNELKGHGALQKWVLGSMSTADQQRCKTRIAATASNSISLASTPLRGNLLKTLFNDNVHLLTRLLGAQPDENRQSEWHTVKHVLGEDLDQASSLLTGKLAYPVTVGRSYREIKASAEDLQGHKWGSALKAFISGMAQLVMLRQSTDSSEVSPASTVESAAPTPPTHTQWKHIDITAPERTNLQRLESTGVDLNSLALQRTLGLYKHPTTEQHYAPVEGKVYPVEKRGSRWQIRIPGDNGPQVLQNAAKQWVPTADAQAQRFNLVGKLRTWIAISGGMNVEADGMPEIRRLFPVRARLIDEGLDLATHYAWNCFRNLELLKAPNSQITPAHQLIMDFLDVPNVLPEHVSLIEKTVSDIFAALLDPSLRQEKSKRFVVGRLMEDAENSFAFAIRSDRQQKIYLAEKFFKPGFEHYRNYMTDASFPISPHARAATLIHELSHIVNKTEDISYLDATRPFVDLIETTSGRARVLNNTLHNLQTTALSHKTPLNQLFAVYNDDTQRWEDLGDTTYEDTDTAYRHVLKMTGEATLSDARRRFRQDPQKRLAVMLGNADTVTWLITHLGRQLHTAVP
- a CDS encoding FecR family protein, which translates into the protein MTEHTLSEAEYDAITDAAAHWCMRLHASDCTGEERQAFQQWHDAHPLHAFEYEAMLEIWDVAGDLPHPQSPAPAPPPSVGTPGKYPHSWRTLGVVAATCALALPLAAYTGWNLGWVPNAYQHFEATDNLRQVTLNDGTLVELNLGSELTYTHYRDERRVTLKKGEAFFTVRHDITQPFTVKAAEGRIRVTGTRFNVWMYEDKVRVNLIEGSVQVTSQGDLTHNVSYLRPGMQASYRQGDFAPQVSQTSANDSALAWRAGKLVLDDLPLSDALPLINRYLSAPVMLADSNTAAIRIGGVYDTRQVKNLVTSLPRVLPVYLTRNQDGNPVINSMPLQPPKS